gctgccagccttttctcctgacacctttcacagactcccaggaagcacagcaggcctacaaccatgcccatgccaggaccagggccagagttgaaatgacctttggcctcctgaaggcacgctttcactgccttcacaaattaagggtcagccctgttagggcatgtgatattactgtggcttgtgctgtcctccacaatgtggcctgcctgaggaaggagaggcccccagagtgccaccagccatggactgggacaatccggcaatcttcctgatgacgacagtggtcggctgctgagggaccaatatgtgttgaattattttagttagtatgtgtgctttcaattttggttaaatatgtcctgcggtggcagaggaatttggttttttttttgggttcgtttttggccaatttggcctcttatgatgtttgtgcg
Above is a genomic segment from Oncorhynchus nerka isolate Pitt River linkage group LG1, Oner_Uvic_2.0, whole genome shotgun sequence containing:
- the LOC135572111 gene encoding putative nuclease HARBI1; protein product: MSSSPSLATEDSVTSKRSSIGLQMVCNADCVISNVVAKWPGSVHDSRIFRASEIYQCLSQGEFSGVLLGDRGYGCQPFLLTPFTDSQEAQQAYNHAHARTRARVEMTFGLLKARFHCLHKLRVSPVRACDITVACAVLHNVACLRKERPPECHQPWTGTIRQSS